A section of the Leptospira kobayashii genome encodes:
- a CDS encoding slr1658 superfamily regulator → MRKYSNLKSIDILKTEADSRISVHLKPLDLMSHWRRIGILSDFVAYFYGFSFIPNETATPEAMRSSEIVNSISTVFNELLENAAKYSYNDKADIDLELAYRTRCFEMVVINYTNDKSLQTYEVNLKEIFESENLDDLYIQKLELNENDPHHSGIGLVMILKDYPIEMEVIVENKGEISKVTSRVIYFTD, encoded by the coding sequence ATGCGAAAGTACAGTAATCTAAAATCAATAGACATTTTAAAAACAGAAGCTGATTCCAGAATCTCGGTTCATTTAAAGCCGTTGGATTTGATGTCTCACTGGAGACGGATCGGGATTCTTTCCGACTTTGTTGCTTATTTTTACGGGTTTTCTTTCATTCCCAATGAAACGGCAACTCCGGAAGCAATGAGAAGTTCCGAAATTGTAAATTCCATCTCAACTGTGTTCAACGAACTTTTGGAAAATGCTGCCAAATATTCCTATAATGACAAAGCCGATATTGATCTCGAGTTAGCCTATAGAACCCGTTGTTTTGAAATGGTTGTCATCAATTATACAAATGACAAAAGCCTACAAACTTATGAAGTAAATCTAAAGGAAATTTTCGAATCGGAAAATCTTGACGATCTTTATATTCAGAAATTAGAATTGAATGAAAACGATCCCCACCATTCGGGCATAGGTTTGGTAATGATTTTAAAAGATTACCCGATCGAAATGGAAGTCATTGTAGAGAACAAAGGGGAGATTTCAAAAGTTACAAGCAGGGTGATTTACTTTACGGATTGA
- a CDS encoding ankyrin repeat domain-containing protein gives MKAVLTCTHCRAQHHITEAKILGKKGKFFCKSCRAENNFNFKNDSAQSGSAFSYDLNFSGDLPTNPVVGWFEGKKYEELNFYWIEDKLEIIPSSDGSLKKELSISILGLSYPRKIKGFRFDVIPGDPGSPQRQVLGLRNFTTNSSYRLSITVAEETESAVTGLIYLALPDPDKTYLYGKYKAEKIHIINFLENGSYDKNLPSYLSNFVSAKAYSLAGSILYLQECFTRLTEEEKLQLLKLLIESWVVDSSSDSHKFGFTEENVVFNFILSEKKMMESLVFFLANHVLPSNEIWAIIEDKIKNHPSLEFAFLPVFKKRFPDEIQRILGNKEQISPVSLERDPSVAIQKDDHVSLSALLDAGLPVDYLVEDEKVNPFGFNILHESFYGLGAKCGLLLLEKGSNPNFLDKNGETPLFKICQNNEMSLKDKVLLLDAILPMHANIDHQSNSGMTALHWCSMFCEPTIAKKLIQSGANIHLLDNQGFAPMHEACRYGNTSVLALLLEAGADAKLLGKNGKSGRDFATHELENAELEGDEEKKAKFQRILSLLAVYGG, from the coding sequence ATGAAAGCAGTTCTCACTTGCACTCATTGCCGCGCGCAGCATCATATTACTGAAGCAAAGATCCTTGGAAAAAAAGGAAAATTTTTCTGTAAGTCTTGTCGTGCTGAAAATAATTTCAATTTCAAAAACGACTCCGCTCAAAGCGGCTCGGCATTCTCTTATGATCTAAACTTCTCGGGTGATTTACCCACGAATCCTGTAGTCGGTTGGTTCGAAGGGAAAAAGTACGAAGAATTGAATTTTTACTGGATTGAGGATAAATTGGAAATCATTCCTTCCTCCGACGGAAGTTTGAAAAAAGAATTATCTATTTCCATTCTTGGTTTGTCGTATCCGAGAAAAATCAAAGGTTTCCGATTTGATGTAATTCCGGGAGATCCGGGAAGCCCTCAGAGGCAGGTTTTAGGATTAAGAAATTTTACCACTAATTCTAGTTATAGACTCTCGATAACCGTTGCGGAAGAAACGGAATCCGCGGTTACAGGGCTTATTTATCTGGCACTTCCCGACCCGGACAAAACATATTTGTACGGGAAGTATAAAGCGGAAAAGATACATATCATCAACTTTCTGGAGAACGGAAGTTATGATAAGAATCTTCCGAGCTATCTGTCTAATTTTGTATCTGCAAAAGCGTATTCTTTGGCAGGAAGTATTTTATATCTTCAGGAATGTTTCACTCGGCTTACGGAAGAAGAGAAACTTCAATTACTCAAACTTTTGATCGAGTCTTGGGTGGTTGATTCCTCTTCAGATTCTCATAAGTTCGGTTTCACGGAAGAAAACGTAGTATTCAATTTTATTTTGTCGGAAAAAAAGATGATGGAGTCTCTCGTCTTTTTTCTAGCCAATCATGTATTGCCGTCTAACGAGATTTGGGCGATCATTGAAGATAAAATAAAAAATCACCCTTCTCTTGAATTTGCTTTTTTACCGGTATTTAAAAAAAGATTTCCGGATGAGATCCAAAGGATTCTAGGAAATAAAGAACAAATATCTCCTGTCTCCTTGGAAAGAGATCCTTCCGTTGCTATCCAAAAAGATGACCATGTAAGTCTTTCCGCTTTATTGGATGCAGGTCTACCGGTGGACTATTTAGTAGAGGACGAGAAGGTAAACCCGTTCGGCTTTAACATTTTGCATGAATCATTTTACGGACTGGGTGCGAAATGCGGGCTCCTTTTATTGGAGAAGGGATCAAATCCGAATTTTTTGGATAAAAACGGAGAAACCCCTCTTTTTAAAATTTGTCAAAACAACGAAATGTCACTCAAAGACAAGGTTCTGCTTCTTGACGCAATATTACCTATGCATGCCAATATAGATCATCAATCTAACAGTGGTATGACGGCTTTGCATTGGTGTTCTATGTTTTGTGAGCCTACTATCGCAAAAAAACTCATTCAGTCGGGTGCCAACATCCATCTATTGGATAACCAAGGTTTTGCGCCAATGCATGAAGCATGTAGGTATGGAAATACATCCGTCCTGGCTTTATTATTGGAAGCCGGAGCGGATGCGAAACTTTTGGGAAAAAACGGTAAAAGCGGGCGGGACTTTGCCACTCATGAACTTGAAAATGCGGAATTGGAAGGTGATGAGGAAAAAAAAGCCAAGTTTCAAAGAATTCTGTCTTTACTCGCCGTTTACGGCGGTTAG
- a CDS encoding adenylate/guanylate cyclase domain-containing protein, protein MSGEDLQALLEEEQAKYAELEVLYQNIIDHSTEVENELLENNKKIQMFMDRMRRYLSPQLHEMITGSKEDETSINSYQRRKLTIFFSDIVGFTTITDSIEPEILSDCLNKYLDVMSSIAIKYGGTIDKFIGDAIMIFFGAPVFENDTAHALNCVKMAIEMRDSLPALDEYWRKSGINHSLTCRIGINTGYVTVGNFGTNERMDYTIIGGPVNVASRLEHASEPGGVLISNATKSLIDEFIETRPKGEIVVKGVHTPIETYQVIGLKENQEKKENPFLKFDNNGFLLKPLHFDKISTDLEERRLMRFALEKALAALK, encoded by the coding sequence GTGAGCGGTGAAGATTTACAAGCACTACTTGAGGAAGAACAGGCCAAGTACGCCGAGCTGGAAGTACTTTACCAAAATATCATAGACCATTCCACTGAAGTGGAAAACGAGCTCCTGGAAAATAATAAAAAGATTCAAATGTTTATGGATCGTATGAGGAGATATCTATCCCCTCAACTCCATGAGATGATCACCGGTTCCAAAGAAGATGAAACATCGATCAATTCTTATCAACGCCGGAAACTCACTATCTTTTTCTCGGACATTGTAGGCTTTACAACCATTACGGATTCCATCGAACCGGAAATCCTATCCGACTGTCTAAACAAGTATCTGGACGTAATGTCCTCCATTGCGATCAAATACGGCGGAACCATAGATAAGTTTATCGGTGATGCCATTATGATCTTTTTTGGAGCACCTGTGTTTGAAAACGATACCGCTCATGCCTTAAATTGTGTGAAAATGGCGATTGAGATGAGAGACAGTCTTCCTGCTTTGGACGAGTATTGGAGAAAGTCGGGAATCAACCACAGTCTTACTTGTCGTATCGGGATTAATACAGGTTATGTTACAGTAGGCAACTTTGGAACCAATGAAAGGATGGATTACACAATCATTGGCGGTCCGGTGAATGTGGCTTCCCGATTGGAACACGCATCTGAGCCCGGCGGAGTGCTCATCTCCAACGCAACTAAATCCCTGATAGACGAGTTTATCGAAACGAGACCCAAAGGTGAGATCGTAGTTAAGGGAGTGCACACGCCTATAGAAACCTACCAAGTGATCGGGCTGAAAGAGAACCAGGAGAAGAAGGAAAATCCATTCCTGAAATTTGACAATAACGGATTCTTGTTGAAACCGCTACATTTCGATAAAATCAGTACAGATCTCGAAGAAAGACGATTAATGCGATTTGCATTAGAAAAAGCGCTTGCGGCTTTGAAATAA
- a CDS encoding ABA4-like family protein, with the protein MNLETVFQITSNVAVLGWLILIVAPNWKHTKNITTILISTLIFGGLYAFFIGTSFGEGEGGFGSLADVRKLFMNDRALLAGWIHYLSFDLFIGTWEIENAKSLGISRWLVLPCQILTFLFGPIGLLLYFLIRLAVTKNIKQGNTFA; encoded by the coding sequence ATGAATTTAGAAACAGTATTTCAAATAACAAGCAATGTTGCAGTGTTAGGTTGGCTGATACTAATCGTTGCTCCGAATTGGAAACATACGAAGAACATTACCACAATCCTGATCTCAACACTTATCTTTGGGGGGCTGTATGCTTTTTTTATCGGAACCAGCTTCGGAGAAGGTGAAGGCGGTTTCGGTAGTCTGGCGGACGTAAGAAAGTTATTTATGAATGATCGGGCTTTGCTTGCCGGATGGATTCATTATTTATCTTTTGATTTGTTCATCGGAACATGGGAAATTGAAAATGCGAAATCTCTAGGAATCTCAAGATGGTTGGTTCTTCCTTGCCAAATTCTAACCTTTCTATTCGGGCCGATCGGTTTGTTATTGTATTTTCTGATAAGATTGGCTGTTACCAAAAATATCAAACAAGGCAATACATTTGCCTAG
- a CDS encoding TetR/AcrR family transcriptional regulator, translating to MKKKENKTSKQTPESYHHGDLRNMVLLRSEAILEEKGVQALSLRDVASDLGVSHSAPYRHFPNKLDLLYALAIRGFSDLRDAMDRAWKENESALLKLNAAGSAYIHLVLLHPRRTELMFGGEVNCGEDPPEELQQVGKEAYMGLYRIVEMGQAGNVFRNDFTAETLAMSVWSSVHGFAVINERYWRLTKTEEEREIIRKQMNSLLEIVVHGIRINP from the coding sequence ATGAAAAAAAAAGAAAACAAAACTTCCAAACAAACCCCGGAGTCATACCACCATGGTGACCTACGAAACATGGTTCTTTTGCGTTCTGAAGCGATTTTAGAGGAAAAAGGGGTCCAAGCTTTAAGTCTCCGGGATGTAGCCTCGGATTTAGGCGTAAGCCATTCTGCGCCCTACCGGCATTTTCCGAACAAATTGGATCTTTTGTACGCTTTGGCGATTCGTGGGTTTTCCGATTTGCGCGATGCGATGGATCGGGCCTGGAAAGAAAATGAAAGCGCTCTTCTGAAATTGAATGCCGCAGGTTCGGCTTATATCCATTTGGTACTTCTTCATCCCAGAAGAACGGAACTGATGTTTGGCGGAGAAGTGAATTGCGGGGAGGACCCTCCTGAAGAACTCCAGCAAGTAGGCAAAGAAGCCTATATGGGTTTATATCGAATTGTAGAAATGGGGCAGGCTGGTAATGTTTTCCGAAATGATTTCACGGCGGAAACTCTTGCGATGAGCGTTTGGAGTTCCGTGCACGGATTTGCAGTGATAAATGAAAGATATTGGCGTTTAACAAAAACAGAAGAAGAAAGAGAAATCATACGAAAACAAATGAATTCTCTTTTGGAGATAGTAGTGCATGGGATCCGGATCAATCCGTAA